One segment of Setaria viridis chromosome 4, Setaria_viridis_v4.0, whole genome shotgun sequence DNA contains the following:
- the LOC117851296 gene encoding histone deacetylase 1 has product MDASAGGGGNSLPTTGADGSKRRVCYFYDAEVGNYYYGQGHPMKPHRIRMTHALLGRYGLLDQMQVLRPHPARDRDLCRFHADDYVAFLRSVTPETQQDQIRALKRFNVGEDCPVFDGLYSFCQTYAGGSVGGAVKLNHGHDIAINWAGGLHHAKKCEASGFCYVNDIVLAILELLKYHQRVLYVDIDIHHGDGVEEAFYTTDRVMTVSFHKFGDYFPGTGDIRDVGHSKGKYYSLNVPLDDGIDDESYQSLFKPIMGKVMEVFNPGAVVLQCGADSLSGDRLGCFNLSIKGHAECVRFMRSFNVPLLLLGGGGYTIRNVARCWCYETGVALGHELTDKMPPNEYYEYFGPDYTLHVAPSNMENKNTRHQLDDIRSKLLDNLSKLRHAPSVQFQERPPEAELPEQDEDKENPDERRDADSDVEMNDAKPLEDSGRRSNIQGVRMKKEPAETEATDLDVNSVAAEHSRGNGPVADGVGSSKQTLPNDASPMAVDEPGAQKVETESSNKLQDQPTMQQKP; this is encoded by the exons ATGGACgcgtcggccggcggcggcgggaactcCCTGCCGACCACCGGCGCGGACGGCTCGAAGCGCCGCGTCTGCTACTTCTACGACGCGGAGGTGGGCAACTACTACTACGGGCAGGGGCACCCGATGAAGCCGCACCGCATCCGCATGACCCACGCGCTGCTCGGCCGCTACGGCCTCCTCGACCAGATGCAGGTGCTCCGCCCCCACCCCGCCCGCGACCGCGACCTCTGCCGCTTCCACGCCGACGACTACGTCGCCTTCCTCCGCTCCGTCACCCCCGAGACGCAGCAGGACCAGATCCGCGCGCTCAAGCGCTTCAACGTCGGCGAGGACTGCCCCGTCTTCGACGGGCTCTACAGCTTCTGCCAGACCTACGCGGGGGGATCCGTCGGCGGCGCTGTCAAGCTCAACCACGGCCACGACATCGCCATCAACTGGGCCGGCGGCCTCCACCACGCCAAGAAGTGCGAGGCCTCCGGGTTCTGCTATGTCAATGACATCGTCCTCGCCATCCTCGAGCTCCTCAAGTATCATCAG CGCGTTCTGTACGTCGATATTGATATCCACCACGGGGATGGCGTGGAGGAGGCATTTTACACCACGGACCGGGTGATGACAGTATCGTTCCACAAATTTGGGGATTATTTCCCTGGGACGGGGGACATTCGTGATGTTGGGCACTCGAAGGGGAAGTATTACTCCCTCAATGTCCCATTGGATGATGGTATTGATGACGAGAGCTACCAGTCATTATTCAAGCCGATTATGGGCAAGGTGATGGAGGTTTTCAACCCTGGTGCGGTTGTGCTTCAGTGTGGTGCGGATTCCTTGTCGGGAGACAGGTTGGGCTGTTTCAACCTATCTATTAAGGGGCACGCGGAGTGCGTGAGATTCATGAGGTCCTTCAATGTCCCACTGTTGTTGCTTGGTGGTGGTGGGTACACCATAAGAAATGTTGCACGCTGTTGGTGCTACGAG ACAGGAGTTGCGCTTGGTCATGAGCTCACTGACAAGATGCCCCCTAATGAGTATTATGAGTATTTTGGTCCAGATTACACTCTACATGTTGCTCCAAGTAATATGGAGAACAAAAACACACGGCATCAATTGGATGATATAAGATCAAAACTTCTTGATAATCTATCAAAACTCCGACATGCTCCTAGTGTCCAATTTCAAGAACGACCTCCAGAGGCCGAGTTACCAGAG CAAGATGAAGATAAAGAGAACCCTGATGAAAGACGTGATGCTGATTCTGATGTGGAAATGAATGATGCCAAGCCTTTGGAGGACTCTGGAAG GAGGAGCAACATACAAGGTGTAAGAATGAAGAAAGAACCTGCTGAGACAGAGGCAACTGACCTG GATGTTAATAGTGTAGCTGCAGAACATTCAAGAGGAAATGGACCTGTTGCTGATGGAGTTGGTTCCTCAAAACAAACCCTG CCTAATGATGCAAGTCCAATGGCCGTAGACGAACCAGGTGCTCAGAAAGTTGAAACAGAGAGCTCAAACAAATTGCAGGACCAACCAACGATGCAACAGAAGCCATAA